The Planctomycetota bacterium DNA window TCGAAGCACGCCCCAAATGAGCGCCGGTTCCGGTGTAATTGTCGATGCATCGAAAGGCTACATTCTTACCAACCATCATGTGGTCGAGCACGGAGATAAGATCGTCATTACCCTGAAGGACCGGCGTCAATTCAACGCCAAGCTCGTCGGCAGCGATGCGGCAACCGACATCGCCTTGCTAAAAATCAAGCCGGACTCGTTGACAGCCGTGTCATTTGGCGATTCCGATCGACTTAAGGTTGGTGACTTTGTAGTCGCCGTCGGTAATCCGTTCGGCCTCGGACAGACCGTCACTTCGGGCATCATAAGTGCGCTTGGCCGTGGTGGGCTTAACATCGAAGGCTATGAGGACTTCATCCAGACCGATGCCCCGATCAACCCCGGCAATTCGGGCGGTGCCCTGCTCACGCTGGACGGTCGTCTCGTCGGCATCAACACTGCCATCCTCGCGCCTGCCGGCGGCAACGTCGGCATCGGGTTCGCGGTCCCGGTCAACATGGCACGCGCCGTCATGGAGCAGTTGATCGAGTACGGAGAAGTCCGGCGTGGCCGGCTCGGCGTGACTATTCAGGATCTCACGCCCGATCTTGCCGAGGCTCTGAGGCTGACGCGGACCGCCGGTGCCGTCATCGCCAGTGTCGAAGAAGGCACGCCGGCCGAGCGAGCAGGGCTCAGGCCAGGCGATATCGTGGTCGCGGTGAACGGCCGTGCGGTCAAGGACTCCGCCGACTTGCGAAATGCCATCGGGCTGACACGCGCCGGCTCGGAGGTGGAGCTCACCCTCTTGCGCGATGGAAGAGAAGTCACCGTCGCCGCTCGTCTAGGGCCGGGGGATCGGGTGTCGGCGGCGCCATCCGGCAGGATTGGCCGCGCGCTCGCCGGCGCCGAGTTCGAGGAGCTCAAGCCGGGAATGAACGGCTACGGGGTGATCGACGGCGTCGCCGTGTCACAGGTGGCGCCCGGCAGTCCCGCCGCGCGAGTGGGATTGCGTCCGGGTGACGTGATCATGGCAGTCAACCGGGAGCCGGTGAAGTCAGTTAATGACCTTTCCCGTGCGATTGACAAGGCCGGACCAGTCATCGCGCTGAACCTTTA harbors:
- a CDS encoding Do family serine endopeptidase, producing MTRASSSILKAIIIVVALAMPWRADAGAPLAGEGDGRGIPTVAPLLEKVTPAVVNISVVSERPIENNPLYQDPFFRRFFNLPDEHRSTPQMSAGSGVIVDASKGYILTNHHVVEHGDKIVITLKDRRQFNAKLVGSDAATDIALLKIKPDSLTAVSFGDSDRLKVGDFVVAVGNPFGLGQTVTSGIISALGRGGLNIEGYEDFIQTDAPINPGNSGGALLTLDGRLVGINTAILAPAGGNVGIGFAVPVNMARAVMEQLIEYGEVRRGRLGVTIQDLTPDLAEALRLTRTAGAVIASVEEGTPAERAGLRPGDIVVAVNGRAVKDSADLRNAIGLTRAGSEVELTLLRDGREVTVAARLGPGDRVSAAPSGRIGRALAGAEFEELKPGMNGYGVIDGVAVSQVAPGSPAARVGLRPGDVIMAVNREPVKSVNDLSRAIDKAGPVIALNLYRNGAELFVVVR